TTAAAGGGCGTACGGTACGATGTATACCGCTACTATCCTGAATGGTACGATGCGCACTTCGCATCCTAGCTCGCATGAAGTGTGCCGTCCGGTGGCGGAGGGGTAATTGTGCTTAAAGACGGGCGCGAGCGAAATTTCGTTGGCTATGGACAACATCCGCCATCGGTCGGCTGGCCTGACGGAGCACGCGTCGTGGTGAGCTTCGTAGTCAATTACGAGGAAGGAGCAGAACGCAGCATATTAGATGGTGACCCAACCAGCGAGGCGTTCGGGGAGATCCGATACCCGATGCCCGAGGGTGTTCGTGATCTGGCGGCGGAGTCCAACTTCGAGTACGGGAGCCGAGTGGGCGTCTGGCGCTTGCTCGACGTTTTCGCGAAGCACGACGTGAAGACCACGTTTTTCGCCTCTGGGCGAGCACTTGAGAGAAACCCCGCAGTCGGCTCGACGTTGAGAGAACTCGGACATGAAGCGTGCAGCCACGGGTATCGGTGGGGCGAGCACTTTAATATGACGGAAACCGAGGAGCGCCTCGAGATTCGGGCGGCGGTTGCAGCCATTGAAAGATGCGTTGGTACAAGACCCGTGGGGTGGTATTGTCGATACGGT
This genomic window from bacterium contains:
- a CDS encoding allantoinase PuuE → MLKDGRERNFVGYGQHPPSVGWPDGARVVVSFVVNYEEGAERSILDGDPTSEAFGEIRYPMPEGVRDLAAESNFEYGSRVGVWRLLDVFAKHDVKTTFFASGRALERNPAVGSTLRELGHEACSHGYRWGEHFNMTETEERLEIRAAVAAIERCVGTRPVGWYCRYGPSERTRRLLMEEGGFLYDSDAYNDELPYYVPLLGKFWLVVPYAADSNDGRYFSAPGFGTQEDFFQYLAATFDRLHDEGERTPKMMSVGLHCRISGRPARATAIDRFIRHVRQRGNVWIARRDEIARFWLQDHPPTV